One window of Hallerella porci genomic DNA carries:
- a CDS encoding sigma-70 family RNA polymerase sigma factor, producing MNSIYFQYLNDIAKYPLLTREQEKVLIPLAHQGNRRAIDLLVKSNLKFVVNIANLYKGQGLDIGELINEGNMGLIEAARRFDPNQKIKFISYAVWWIRQNIIRAISEKARLVRISAEKELVLRRFNRLSTKTRQVVGGQMVIDPESLEGASRYNAKEIEKILQMGARSSSLDSPVGEDGDSTLGECLPADTEATDALAAKNGEQASLNNLLKENLTEQEHRVLGLYYGLDMDADLNLKEIGKMVGLSKERVRQVKERALAKLRSTKIDQVLDAA from the coding sequence ATGAATTCTATTTACTTTCAATACTTGAATGACATCGCAAAGTATCCGCTCCTCACACGCGAACAAGAAAAAGTTTTAATTCCTCTTGCCCATCAAGGCAATCGTCGCGCGATTGATCTCCTTGTAAAATCCAATTTGAAATTTGTTGTTAACATTGCAAACTTGTATAAAGGCCAAGGCTTGGACATTGGCGAACTCATTAACGAAGGCAATATGGGCTTAATCGAAGCCGCTCGCCGTTTTGATCCGAATCAGAAAATCAAATTTATCAGTTATGCGGTTTGGTGGATTCGTCAAAATATTATCCGCGCCATTTCGGAAAAAGCTCGCTTGGTGCGCATTAGCGCCGAAAAAGAATTGGTGCTTCGTCGCTTCAATCGTCTTTCGACAAAGACGCGTCAAGTTGTCGGCGGTCAAATGGTAATTGACCCCGAAAGCCTCGAAGGCGCAAGCCGTTACAATGCAAAAGAAATTGAAAAAATTTTGCAGATGGGCGCACGTTCTTCTTCTCTCGATTCTCCTGTCGGCGAAGATGGCGATTCGACTCTCGGCGAATGCTTGCCGGCAGATACCGAAGCGACAGATGCGCTCGCAGCCAAGAACGGCGAACAAGCTTCTCTCAACAATTTGTTAAAAGAAAATTTGACGGAACAAGAACATCGCGTTCTCGGACTTTATTATGGCTTGGACATGGACGCTGATTTGAATTTGAAAGAAATCGGCAAAATGGTGGGACTTTCGAAGGAACGCGTTCGCCAAGTGAAAGAACGCGCATTGGCAAAGCTCCGCAGCACAAAAATTGACCAAGTGTTAGACGCCGCTTAA
- a CDS encoding sensor histidine kinase, which translates to MKTIKQKEKLSLSDFENFNAINSRRKIPEWLSGRKPVSATSMRIMMLLFFLAVGYVAASAGSIEPSFSNKNIIAAFICVLNFFLGFFLNQTLFVPKFFFKRKFVLFAFVNVLFLVESSLVQDLFILWVSGSWGPLLGSFYRIDSVGRALFLFLIFFIITLIVCTFNVLFRLGGLHAQEVFQKRIQENFYLQADLAFLKQQLSSHFLFNTLNNITALVDIDPKLAQKSMIRLSSVLRQMLHESKEENVSLETELDILQKYCELEKLRFGPNMQFSFTTDVKDPEKQVAPLFMMPLIENAIKYGMHPSAPCRIEIAIFEQNDVLKCHVENTIAPKTASTQVKSGIGLSNLKRRLEVCYPGKYLYKADNSAGIYTADLHIELNGFQTPSVKDFSIYKN; encoded by the coding sequence ATGAAAACGATTAAGCAGAAAGAAAAATTGTCTTTGAGCGATTTTGAAAATTTTAATGCGATCAATTCTCGCCGAAAAATTCCCGAATGGCTCAGCGGAAGAAAGCCCGTTTCTGCGACATCGATGCGCATCATGATGCTTTTATTCTTTTTAGCGGTGGGTTATGTGGCAGCTTCTGCGGGAAGCATAGAGCCTTCATTTTCCAATAAAAATATCATCGCCGCATTTATCTGCGTGTTAAATTTTTTCCTCGGATTTTTTCTCAACCAAACTTTATTCGTTCCCAAATTTTTCTTTAAGCGAAAATTTGTCCTTTTCGCCTTTGTCAATGTTTTATTTCTCGTAGAATCTTCTCTCGTTCAAGATTTATTCATCCTTTGGGTAAGCGGATCTTGGGGACCTTTACTCGGTTCTTTTTACAGAATCGATTCGGTTGGACGCGCTTTATTTTTGTTCTTAATTTTCTTCATCATCACATTAATCGTTTGCACATTTAATGTGCTCTTCCGCTTAGGTGGTTTACATGCGCAAGAAGTATTCCAAAAACGCATCCAAGAAAATTTTTATTTGCAAGCAGACCTCGCATTCTTAAAGCAACAGCTTTCGTCGCACTTTCTTTTTAACACATTAAACAACATCACCGCTCTCGTTGATATCGATCCGAAACTTGCGCAAAAATCGATGATTCGCCTTTCTTCGGTTCTGCGGCAAATGTTACACGAATCCAAAGAAGAGAACGTTTCTCTTGAAACCGAACTTGACATTTTGCAAAAATATTGCGAATTAGAAAAATTGCGATTTGGTCCAAATATGCAATTCTCATTTACAACCGATGTGAAAGATCCCGAGAAACAAGTAGCGCCACTTTTCATGATGCCGCTGATTGAAAATGCGATTAAATATGGCATGCATCCCTCTGCGCCCTGCCGCATTGAAATTGCGATTTTTGAACAAAACGATGTTTTAAAATGTCACGTGGAAAATACCATCGCCCCGAAGACGGCCTCGACTCAAGTGAAAAGTGGAATCGGACTTTCCAATCTCAAGCGCCGCCTCGAAGTTTGTTATCCCGGCAAATACCTTTACAAAGCGGATAATTCGGCGGGCATTTACACGGCGGATTTACACATTGAACTCAATGGCTTTCAAACGCCAAGTGTAAAAGACTTTTCAATTTATAAAAATTAA
- the rplT gene encoding 50S ribosomal protein L20, whose translation MPRSKTRVPSRARRKNILKAAKGFYGRRKSNIRLAKDAVAHAGQYAYAHRRDKKGAFRTLWITRLNAAVREFDLSYSQFIHLLSKANISINRKVLADLAVSDPEAFAAVVNQVKASA comes from the coding sequence ATGCCACGTTCTAAGACTAGAGTTCCTTCTCGCGCACGCCGCAAGAACATTCTCAAAGCTGCAAAGGGCTTCTACGGCCGTCGTAAGTCGAACATTCGTCTTGCGAAAGACGCTGTTGCTCATGCTGGTCAATATGCATACGCTCACCGTCGCGACAAGAAGGGCGCATTCCGCACTTTGTGGATCACCCGCTTGAACGCAGCTGTGCGTGAATTTGATTTAAGCTACAGCCAATTCATCCATCTGTTGTCCAAGGCGAACATCAGCATCAACCGTAAGGTTCTCGCTGACCTCGCTGTGAGCGATCCGGAAGCATTTGCTGCCGTCGTGAACCAGGTGAAGGCTTCTGCTTAA
- the infC gene encoding translation initiation factor IF-3, whose translation MPNRPADGTRINEAIHISPVRVIKEDGTQEVIDTRKALQMAKNAGLDLVEVSPNAKPPVCRIINYSKYKFEQAKKAKAAKAKQHVVKLKEIKMHPKTAENDYLYRIKQIRGFLEDGMKVRLIMQFRGREMAHMDYGRRLMERAKEDLADVGELETDSRMEGNTLLYIYGPRRGVAPKAAPQKPATEPKAAGEATQQTEEVNNA comes from the coding sequence ACCGTCCTGCTGACGGCACCCGTATCAACGAAGCCATTCACATTTCTCCGGTTCGCGTAATCAAAGAAGACGGAACCCAAGAAGTCATTGATACGCGCAAAGCTTTGCAGATGGCAAAGAACGCCGGACTGGATCTGGTGGAAGTCTCGCCGAATGCGAAACCGCCAGTTTGCCGTATTATCAATTACAGCAAATACAAGTTCGAACAAGCGAAGAAAGCAAAGGCTGCAAAAGCAAAGCAGCATGTGGTCAAGCTGAAAGAAATTAAAATGCATCCGAAGACCGCAGAAAACGATTACTTGTATCGTATCAAGCAAATTCGCGGCTTCCTCGAAGATGGCATGAAAGTTCGTTTGATTATGCAGTTCCGTGGACGCGAAATGGCGCACATGGACTACGGCCGCCGACTGATGGAACGCGCCAAAGAAGATTTGGCAGATGTCGGCGAATTGGAAACGGATTCGCGGATGGAAGGGAATACTCTTCTCTACATCTACGGTCCACGTCGCGGAGTAGCTCCTAAGGCTGCACCGCAAAAGCCCGCAACCGAGCCAAAGGCAGCAGGTGAGGCTACACAACAAACCGAAGAGGTAAACAATGCCTAA
- the rpmI gene encoding 50S ribosomal protein L35, which translates to MPKMKTHGGAKKRFRVTGSGHVKFKRAGLRHILTKMTTKRKRNLRKAGTVKKSDEYRVKRLLVKA; encoded by the coding sequence ATGCCTAAGATGAAAACCCACGGTGGTGCTAAGAAGCGCTTCCGCGTGACCGGCAGCGGCCACGTGAAGTTCAAACGCGCTGGTCTTCGCCACATTCTTACCAAGATGACGACAAAGCGTAAGCGCAATTTGCGTAAAGCCGGAACCGTCAAGAAATCCGATGAATACAGAGTCAAGCGTCTGCTTGTCAAAGCATAA
- the mnmE gene encoding tRNA uridine-5-carboxymethylaminomethyl(34) synthesis GTPase MnmE translates to MEQTIVAPATPNGTSALAVIRVSGNESRTILQKMLGVKNAIPRTANLAEMRHPESGKLLDSLVYIFYQSPHSYTGEDSLELFPHGNPLIVRNILQAMCSIQNVRIAYPGEYTKRAFLNGKMDLVQAESVAEVIHSQTLAGVENAHKLLSGKFSSDIHALAHQLKNLYASIELDVDFVEEEADPDVSGWKERFDEIQNRIQNLIAHFKNSGTLNRNPRVVFYGAPNAGKSSLLNALLKENRVLVSNIPGTTRDFIEATLHLSSGDVTLIDTAGIADIPQNELDKRSMEQSESAIESADLSICLVDITSVQTEESQKLLAKARAKKSWIIYSKKDLKENFSETNSADEIFLSAKTGEGLENFCKKLEATLFPQGESSDEYWITSERECAALKEASAGIDRIQILLRENPAAELIAFEMRQVTNALASIIGEISSEDVLQTIFSGFCIGK, encoded by the coding sequence GTGGAACAAACAATCGTCGCCCCTGCAACTCCGAACGGAACTTCTGCGCTTGCCGTGATTCGCGTAAGCGGAAATGAATCGCGAACCATTTTGCAAAAAATGCTCGGCGTAAAAAACGCAATTCCTCGCACAGCAAATCTCGCCGAGATGCGTCATCCCGAAAGCGGAAAATTGTTGGATTCTCTCGTTTATATTTTTTATCAATCGCCGCATTCTTATACCGGCGAAGATTCTTTAGAACTTTTTCCGCACGGAAATCCGTTAATCGTTCGCAATATTCTTCAAGCGATGTGCTCAATTCAAAATGTGAGAATCGCATATCCCGGCGAATATACGAAGCGCGCTTTTTTAAATGGGAAAATGGATTTGGTGCAAGCGGAATCCGTCGCCGAAGTCATCCACAGTCAAACTCTCGCGGGCGTTGAAAATGCGCACAAACTTCTCTCCGGAAAATTTTCTTCCGACATTCACGCTCTCGCACATCAGCTGAAAAATTTATACGCAAGCATTGAACTCGACGTAGACTTTGTCGAAGAAGAAGCGGACCCCGATGTTTCAGGCTGGAAAGAACGCTTTGACGAAATTCAAAATCGCATTCAAAATTTAATTGCGCATTTTAAAAATTCGGGAACGCTTAATCGCAATCCGCGCGTCGTTTTTTACGGAGCCCCAAACGCCGGAAAATCCAGTTTGCTCAATGCGCTCTTAAAAGAAAATCGCGTTCTCGTAAGCAATATTCCTGGCACAACTCGCGACTTCATCGAAGCGACGTTGCATCTTTCTTCGGGCGATGTTACTCTCATCGATACCGCAGGCATCGCAGACATTCCGCAAAACGAACTCGATAAACGTTCGATGGAACAAAGCGAATCGGCAATTGAATCCGCCGATCTTTCCATTTGTCTCGTAGACATTACAAGCGTTCAAACCGAAGAATCGCAAAAGCTTTTGGCAAAAGCCCGCGCTAAAAAAAGTTGGATTATTTATTCCAAAAAAGATTTGAAGGAAAATTTTTCCGAGACGAATTCTGCTGATGAAATTTTTCTTTCGGCAAAAACGGGCGAAGGCTTGGAAAATTTTTGCAAAAAATTAGAAGCCACACTTTTCCCACAAGGTGAAAGCAGCGACGAATATTGGATTACAAGCGAACGCGAATGCGCCGCTTTGAAAGAAGCCTCCGCGGGAATTGACCGCATCCAAATTCTTTTACGCGAAAATCCCGCAGCAGAACTCATCGCTTTTGAAATGCGACAAGTCACAAATGCGCTCGCATCCATCATCGGAGAAATTTCTTCCGAAGATGTTTTGCAAACGATTTTCAGCGGATTTTGCATCGGCAAATAA